GCTATCCAAGCTGGCAAGACTTCACTATCCGTTTCTGCCTCTTTCCATTTATAGGTATGGTGCCCTAAACGATTGGGCAGGCTTGTAAAATCATATTTTCCCATCTTTGTCTTATCCTTCCAAGGCTTGGCGCAAATCTGCAATCAAATCTCTAGCATCCTCAATACCAATAGACAAGCGCAAGAGGTCATCTGTCAAACCATAAGAATGGCGCACTTCTGCTGGAATATCAGCATGAGTTTGCGTCGTTGGATAAGTAATGAGACTTTCTACCCCACCCAAACTTTCCGCAAAAGAGAAGACCTTGAGGCTGTTCAAAATGTGAGGAATGCGTGTTTCATCCGCTACTTTAAAGGAAATCATCCCCCCTCGACCAGTGTAGAGAACTTCCTTGACTGCTGGAGAATCCTTCAAAAAGGCGACCACTTCTTGAGCATTGGCTGTTGAGCGCTCCATACGAAGAGACAAGGTCTTGAGACCACGAATCAATTGATAACTGTCAAATGGAGACAAGACTGCCCCTGTCGTATTGAGATTGTAGAAAAGCTTCTCGTATAGTTCCAAACTATTGGTCACAACCACACCAGCCAAGACATCATTGTGACCTGCTAGATATTTGGTTGCTGAATGAAGAACGATATCCGCTCCATCTTCAATCGGGCGTTGGTAGATAGGGCTGTAGAAGGTATTGTCCACCACCACTTTGGCACCCTTAGCATGAGCCAATTTTGCTAGTTTTTCTATGTCAAATTCCAACATCAAGGGGTTGGTTGGGGTTTCGATATAGAGAACATCCACATCATTTTCCAGCTCAGCAATCAACTCTTCTTCTGTATTGGCATAGGTAAAATGGAAACGGCCTTCCTGCTCCACTTGATTGAACCAGCGGAAAGAACCTCCATAAAGGTCACGGACCGCCAAGACCTTACTTCCTACCGGAAAGACGCTAAAGGCCAGTACAATAGCTGACATACCTGAGCTAGTCGCTAGAGCATAGTCTGCTGACTCAATAGCCGCCAAGACTTCTTCCGCCTTACTGCGAGTTGGGTTTTTAGTGCGCGTATAGTCAAACCCAGTAGATTGACCAAACTCTGGATGCTGATAGGTCGTTGAAAAATGAAGCGGTGTCACCAAAGCTCCTGTCGCTTCATCTGACTTGATACCCGCCTGGGCCAAAATTGTGTTAATGTGTAATTCCTTGCTCATACAATTCCTCCAAATCTATAGTAACTATTGTACCACTTATTTTCATCAACTCATTTTCTTCTTTTCAAGAGCTAGTTATAGTTTCAAACTATATAAAAAACGACAGCTTCTTTCGAAACCATCGTTTTTCTGGAAAAATCCTTATTTGACGTGTTTTGCTAATTCTTCTTGAGCTTTTTTATTAGATTCTTCTTTTTCTTTTAGCCATTTTTCTTTGGCTTTTTCATATTCGTCTTTTGTGACTGTCTTATCTTGTACTTTGAGGTATTTATATGATTCAATACCTTTATTACCAGCTAATGAATATGGTTCTGAGAAAGGAACAGTTTTTCTCAATACTGGTGTTCCACCCTTAGAAACATTTGGAATTGCTAAAGCGCTATCTACCAACCATGCTTGGATCTCAGCATACTTTTCATAGCGTTTTACAAGATCTTGTTCCTTATTAGCTTCCTCCAACATTTGAGTGTAGACATCCAATCCAACAGCCTTGGCCTTGTCATTGGCTTCACCTGGCTCTAAACCTAGATTTTGCAACAAACCACCAGAATTAATGTTTAAGACATCAAGGTAGGTTGAAGGATCTTGATAATCAGGACCCCAACCACCGTTGTAAAGATCATAATCCTTCTGAGCTGCGGTCTGAGCCAAATAGCTTGTATTGTCATAATCTTCAGTAGTGAGTTGTTGAATATCAATTACAACGTTCTCTGCACCTAAGGCTGCTTCAATAGATTGCTTCATAGAATTTGCCTCTTGAACACCCTTTTTAGCAGCTTGGTCAACTGTCATATCCAAGTGGATAGGGAATTGGACTCCTTTTGTTTGGAGTTCTTTCTTAGCTTCTGCAAATTTAGCCTTGGCTTTTTCTGGATTGTAGTATGGATCCTGGGCATCTGCAAAGTTGATTCCTTGCCATTCCTTGCCATAATTCACCATCTTAGAAGCCACTACTTCACCAAAGTCTTTTCCATTGATACTTACGAAGTTTGGAGGAACGACTAGGTTACGTAAAATCTTAGTTGCACCATCCTCTCCTTGAGATTGAGCCCCGTAAGCTGTACGATCATAGGCAAAGTTAATAGCTTGACGGAAGTTTTTATTAAGAACCGCTTCCTGAGTCGATTTCTTTTCAGCATCACTTGTTTTTGAAGTGAATTTATAAGATTTTCTATCCAGGTTAAAGTTTAAGAAGTAAGAAGTAGCATCTTGCAAGCTATAGATGATATTATCCTTATTCTTCTCTTTAATCCCTTCAAAACTTGAACTATTTGGATAGAGACGAGCGTAACTATAGGCTCCCTCTACATAGTTACGAGCCAGTGCATCTTGGTCACTACCATCATAATAGGCCAATTTCACATCATCTACAAAGACATTTTTAGCATCCCAGTAGTTAGGATTTTTCTTGAATTCGATGACAGATTTTGAAACAAAGGATTTCATCAAGAAAGGTCCATTGTACAAAATGCTAGATGGGTCTACCTTACCAAAATCATCCCCTTTTGATTTCAAGAAATCTGCATTGACTGGGAAGAGAATAGTTGATGTTGTTTTTGAGTTCCAGTAAGATTCTGGTCGTGTCAAGGTATATTGAACTGTCTGGTCATCGAGAGCCTTAACTCCGACAGTTGAAAAGTCTGTTGTTTTACCAGTGATATAGTCATCTAAACCAGCAACGGATTCTTGCACTAAGTACAAGGCTTCTGATTTTTTATCAGCCGCATATTTCAAACCAGTGACAAAATCTTGGGCAGTTACAGGTGCGTATTCTTCCCCATCTGCAGTGTACCATTTAGCATCTTTACGTAGTTTGTAGGTATAGGTCAAACCATCTTGAGAAACACTCCAATCCTCTGCCAAGGATGGGATATAGTTCCCATACTGGTCATTTTCCATTAGACCATCTACTAAATTAACCACGATATCATTGGTTGTTGCACGGTTTTCTGCTAGATAGTTCAAACTTGATGGATCACTTACGTAAACATAGTTATATGTTTTTGACCCTGTGCTAGAATTTCCACACGCGCTCAATAAAATACCTGCACTTAACACGACACCTGCAAGTGCTGCATACTTGGCTTTAGACTTTTTCATCTCCAGAACCTCCTGATTTAAATATTTGTCTTATTATACAACTTGAGTTTTATTTAGTCAATAGTTTTTTAAGTAAAAATTAAGAAAAATTAAATTACTATCTACAAACTTTAGTTATTATTCTACAAATTAATAAAAAAGAGAATAATTCAAGCATTTCATGGTAGAAATGTTCAAATTATCCCTTTTATTTATAAATGTTTTTTAAGTTAACTTTAATTTGATTCGTAAGCGATCTGCTTGGGCTTTTCCAATCACCTTATCCAACAAATGGGTACGGAGACTCAAGAATCCATAAACACCGCCACCCATGGCACCAACAAGGGCTACGTATAGGAAACTCCACAAACGTCCACTTGGTTGGAAGACAAATCCTAAAATCCACTGCAATGTCCCAACTACTAGAAACATGAAAAGAGTTAACAAACTGATTAAAATGATTCGCTTCACAATCACCTTGCGCTTAACACCTGTTACCTTACAAATATCCCGATACATCAAGACATTAGGAATGATGAGACCGATAGTTGTGGAAATCAAAGGACCATAACTGTGGAAAAGAGCAATAGTTGGAATTTGCAATACCAACTTGGCAATCGAACCATAGATAAAGTAGAGAACGGCCTTTCGGTTGCGGAACATGGCCTGAAGCATTGGTGACAAAACCATGTACAGGCCTAAAATAGTAGACTGCAAAACTGCAAAGACAAACAAGCCCATGGCCAAACTATCTGGTTTGCCATAGAAGACTGTATAAAGAGGTTCTCCTACCATGACTACTCCAACCGTTGCTGGTAGCAAGAATAGGAAAAACATAGTGATGCTGTCCTGAACTAGACGAGAAGCCGCCTTCAAGTCCCCCTTAACATAGTTTTCAGTCAAAAGCGGCAAGCCGACGCTCCCAATTGAAACTCCAACAGAAATCAAAATCATAGTGATTTTATTAGGATTGGCTGAGAAATAAGAAAACATGACAATTAAGTCTTCATTACTATAGTTGGTAAACCACTTCATGCTATTGATAAAGGTATTTTGGTCCAAGATTTGGAAAAGCTGAATAGCCGAACCAGTCAAGATAAAAGGAATGGCTTCCTTAATGGTGTCGACCAAAAGACGCTTGCTGTTAATCTTATCCCCTGTTTCAAGGACTCTTTTAAGTAAACCTTCTTTGGCAAGGAAATAGATCAAAACTGCAAAACTGGCTACCATGCCGACAAAGGCAGCAAAGGTAGACTGGGTAACTGCTGATAGATAATCTTTTGAACCCAGCTTCATGATGATAAAGGTAGCCAAGAGCATCCAGATAACACGAATGACCTGTTCAGCAATTTGACTCATGGCATAAGGTTTCAGGTTATTCATTCCTTGGAAGAAACCTCGGATAACACTCATAGATGGGAAAATCAAGACCGCCCAAGCCAAGCTTTGCATGATTGGGATCAGGTCTTTGCCCACGCCAGATAAGTCTGCTAGCCAAGGAGCAAAGACATACAAGATTAGGGCAAAAACGAGGCCTAGTCCTGTCATAAAGCCTAAAAAGCTCCGAATCAGGGCAAAGCTATGCTCCTCTTCTCGCATGGTATTGTACTTGGCCACTTGCTTGGCCACCGCAACTGGAATTCCCGCTGTTGAAACCAGCAAGAACCAGGCATAGATATTGTAGCCCATGGTAAAGAGACCATTGGCTGTAGCTGCATAAGATCCCATCCAGATATACCAGGGGATGATGTAAATAGCCCCGAGTAGGCGACTGATAAAGTTACTAGCCGTTAGCCAAGCAGTCCCCCGTAACATCTGGGCCTGCTGGTGATTGTTTTCGTGCGACATAGATTCCTCATTCAATTTTGATAACTAGGAAAAACTCCTCATCTTCCATTATAAACTTTTCCTTGTCACTTGTAAATTTACGACTTTCGGTTTAAAATAGAAAGTATGATAAAGATTGAAACCGTATTAGATATTTTAAAGAAAGATAATCTCTTCCGTGAGATTATCGACCAAGGACATTATCACTACAACTACAGCAAAGTTGTTTTTGATAGCATTAGTTACGACAGCCGAAAAGTAAAAGAAGACACTCTTTTTTTTGCAAAAGGTGCTGCCTTTAAGAAGGAATTTTTGATTTCTGCCGTCTCTCAAGGCCTCGGTTGGTATGTGGCTGAAAAGGACTACGAAGTCGGCATCCCTGTCATCATTGTGAACGATATAAAGAAAGCCATGAGTTTGATTGCCATGGAGTTCTATGGCAATCCACAGGAAAAACTCAAACTCCTTGCCTTTACTGGTACTAAGGGTAAGACAACAGCAGCCTACTTCGCCTATAACATTTTATCTCAAAGTCACCGACCTGCAATGTTGTCAACTATGAACACAACTCTAGATGGCAAGACTTTCTTTAAGTCTGCATTGACAACTCCTGAGAGCATTGACCTCTTTGACATGATGAATCAAGCTGTGCAAAATAACCGCACCCACCTCATCATGGAGGTATCTAGTCAAGCCTATCTTGTCAAACGTGTTTATGGTCTAACCTTTGATGTAGGAGTTTTCCTCAATATCAGCCCAGACCATATTGGCCCGATTGAACACCCTAGCTTTGAAGACTACTTCTACCACAAGCGTCTTTTGATGGAAAATAGCCGAGCAGTCATCATTAACAGTGACATGGACCACTTCTCAGTCTTGAAAGAACAGGTGGAAGATCAAGACCATGATTTCTATGGTAGTCAGTCAAGTAACCAAATCGAGAATTCCAAAGCCTTTAGCTTTTCAGCTACAGGTAAACTCGCTGGTAATTATGATATCCAACTGATTGGTCACTTCAACCAAGAAAATGCCGTTGCTGCTGGACTTGCTTGTCTCCGTCTCGGAGCAAGTCTTGAGGACATCAAAAAAGGAATCGCTGCAACCCGTGTTCCAGGTCGTATGGAAGTCCTCACTCAGAAAAACGGGGCCAAGGTCTTCATCGACTATGCCCACAATGGTGATAGTCTGAAAAAACTCATCAATGTTGTAGAAACTCATCAAACTGGAAAGATTGCACTGGTTCTGGGTTCGACAGGAAACAAGGGAGAAAGCCGTCGTAAGGACTTTGGCCTCCTCCTCAATCAACACCCTGAGATTCAAGTCTTTCTGACTGCTGATGACCCCAACTATGAAGACCCAATGGCCATTGCGGATGAAATTAGTAGCTATATTAGCCATCCTGTTGAAAAGATTGCGGATCGCCAAGAAGCCATCAAAGCAGCTATGGCTATCACAAATCACGAATTAGATGCAGTTATTATTGCTGGTAAGGGAGCCGATTGCTACCAAATCGTCCAAGGAAAAAAAGAAGCCTATCCTGGAGATGCCGCCGTAGCAGAAAATTATTTATAAGATAGTAAAAAATCAAGGGAAATGAATCCCTTGATTTTTTTATCTTTATTTAAAAGCGTTTTTCAAACCTTCAACGGCACCTTCTACAGCACCTTTAGCATCTTCAACTACTTCTTTTGCCTTAGCAACTGTCTTTTCTACAGCGCCTTCTGCTTCAGTCTTGCTATCCCCAGTAACTTTACCAAATCCTTCTTTGATAGCGCCTGTTGCTTGTTCCAATTTGTTTTCAAGTGACATATGATTGTCTCCTTTAGTTTTATTCCGATATGTGTTACCGGTTACATATAGTTTATACCGAATACTAAGGAAAGTCAAACAATGTGCTCAGAAACAAGAAATCATGCCAAGTAGAAAGTTAATCTGTCCTTATCCAAATCGACGGCCAACTCATACTTTCCATCTTCATTTTGGACAATATAACCTAAGACAACTAAACTGTCCACAAAGATATCACGTCGTTTCTGCATCAGTTGATCTTTTTTGAGAAATTTTAGCAAAAAAGTCGTCATATATTTGAGAGCATACTCAGGATTGACATCTCCCAAAATGTCATAGAGTTCCTGCTGTTTTTCTGTCAAAGGATACTGATGTTTGACCTTGTAGAAATAATTGGAAAGGGTCATTTTAGTCCGCGCAAAGTCCGTCTTTTCAACTAAAATAGCTGCATTGGTTTGATTTCGTAATTCCGTCTCAAAAGTCTGCTCCAATAAGGCTTGATAGATCAGACTATCTTCGCTAACAAAAATCTCTTGATCCAGTTCGAGACTATCGAGCGACTCAAGCAAAGGAAGATTGAGATAATAGCGCTTATTTTCCCGTAGAATCAAGCCAGCCTTTATATACTCTTCCATGAGTTTGTCAACTGCTACATCTGGAAATTGAGCCTTGATTTCCCTTAAAATCACATCATCATGCTGGTCCAGATAGCGGATCAATTCTCCAAAAAATGGCTGTCTCGTCAAACGAGATGGATTAAAAATCTGAATCATGAAGATTCCTTTCTTTACATTCTAACAGAGGCGATGCTGCCAACTGACTAGGATTGGTCCCAGCTTGGTTTAGAGGAACAGGCAAACCTAGTTCGCTATAATACTCTCTCCAAAAATCACTAATGTCCTGCTTCCCATCACCAAATTTCATGGGAATGGTTTCAAAAATCGGTAGGGTTTCTGCCATATACTGGGAACAGTAAAAACCAGCTCCATCTGGATAGAAAGAAGCATTGTAGGGTGCCCCAAGATATTTGCAAGCTCTTTCCTTCACAGACTGGATATCCATTTCTGGGTAAACATAGAGGTCGTACAAGTGATTGGACTCAAAGAAGTCTGCAGGTTCTTGACAGACCACACCAGCCTGTCCACTAGCATGGTAAATCATCCCATCCAAATAAATGGCAACATGGTTATAGTTGCCTGTGGAAGTCTGGATAGCCTGTCCCATGTCCGACTCATCTCTCACAAAAATCAAATCGCCATTTTCTAACATACTTCACTCCTAGAAAAAAAGGAGCCGAAACTCCTTTCGATATAAGTCAAACTAGACTTTCCTATTTTGAACTGAAACCCAAAATCTTAAGCATTAAAGCTTTCAGTCAATTGAGGTACCACTTGTTTCTTACGTGAAACAGCACCAGCAAGGAAAGCATGATTGTTGTCAAGTTTGAAGTTGAAGGCTGCTTCAACCTTGTCCATGTTAGCACCAAGTGCTAGGATTTCTGAGTTTGAGTTGACGATATCTGTAATCATCAAGACAAAGTCAGAATAACCATTTGCTGCGTTAGCAGCTTGCATTGCAGCTTCGATTTCTGCTTGACGCTCCAAAACTTCAGCGATATCAACTGTGTTTACTTGAGCAACACGGACATTATTTCCGTTCAATTCAAAAGTTTTAGCATCGATGTCAATCAATTCTTCAGCAGATTTGCTAGCCAAGTTTGTACCAGCTTTCAACATAGCCAAACCATATTCTTCCAAGTTGACACCAGCCAATTCAGCTAATTCTGGAGCAATGACTTTATCTGTTGGGTGTGTTGTTGGTGATTTCAAAAGAAGGGTATCTGAAATCAAACCTGAAAGCATCAAACCAGCAATCTCTTTAGGCACAGTCACACCATGTTCTTTGAACATACGGTAAACGATTGAAGACGCTGAACCAACTGGCTCCAAACGCATGTAGAGTGGGCTTGCAGTTTCAAAGTTAGCCACACGGTGGTGATCTACAACACCATAAACTTCTACTTCAGCGATATCTGATACAGATTGTTGGAATTCATTGTGGTCAGTTAGGATAACTTGCTCTGCGCCTTCAGCTTTAGCAGAAGTGATAACACGCGGTGCTTCCACACCAAAATAGTTCAAGACAAAGGCTGTTTCTTCATTTGGAGTTCCAAGGGCAACAGCTTCCGTATCCAAACCGTAAGCTTCTTTTGCAAGGTAGGCAAAGGCTACAGATGACCCGATGGCATCTGAGTCTGGATTTTGGTGACCAAATACTAGAATCTTAGACATGATAATACCTCATTTTGTTTATTCTCTTTATTGTAGCATTTTTTTCACTTTTTGACAAAAGTAAGAGGAGTCACTTTGGATTAACGTATTTCTATACAATTGTCAAAGAAAACTTAACTCGTTTTGAGTTCTCTTTGACAGGGGAAACCAGTGTTCCATAAGGTGGAATAACAGTGCATGATGAGATTCGCGAGGCACTTTCTAAATCGAATTTGAAATCTAATAAGTAAGGAGTAAATCTATTTTTTCTCATTGGTCAATTTAAATGTTAATAATAAAACTACAAAAGCGCAGATTGAGTATAAAAGCCAAGCTGATTGAATAGCAAATAAACTAAAAATAGTAAAAATAATATTTCCAATTGGCATAGCCAACATGAAAAGCAAAGATAACAATGCACCACTCCTTGCTAAAAGATCGCTAGGAAGTGAAGACATCAAGAGACTATTTATTTTGGGATTAATTTTGCCGCTCAAGTAAAATAAAAACGCTAGTCCAATCATAGATAAAACTTGGGGCCCACCAAGACTATTATTCAGAGATATAGCAAAAATGATAATTGAATCTAAAAATATTATTGAAATGAGACGTAATTTTGAAAAATAATCATGAGGACTTATGGTGCCTATAATACTAAAAAGTATCATTATAATCTGTAATATAAATACTGACTGACTAAATGTTAATCCCAAAAGAGGTACTTTTAAAAAAGATATATTATATATAGCTGAAAAACCACTACCTAAAGCATTAATAAGTAAAATAGATAGTAACATTAATGTGAAATTTGTCTTTTCAGACTTTTGAAAAACTTCTTTTAAACCTAAATAAGTTTCTTTAATTTTTAAAACAAATGATTTTTGATATATCTCCACATTAGTGTGCAATAAAAACTTTTTGTATTTAATTAGTATAAATGATGATGCAAAGAACGATAAAGCATTAAAAACTGCGACAAGGCCAAAATTATCATTTGAAATTGTCAACACATATACGCCTAAGGCTTGACCAGAAAAATTACAAACATATGAGATAAACTGATTTACAGAATGCGCTTCTATTAGATTTTCTTGTTTAACTGTATGTTGAAAAATAGGGAGCTCTAGCCCACCTCTATAGTCACTAATAATATCTGAGACTATATTAATTAAACATATTATAGAAAATGCCAACCAAGTTGTAGTCTGAGTCAATAATCCAACTAATATGAACAAAATAGATTGAACAAATCCCAGTAAAATCAACCACCTCCTTTTTAATTTTGTCTCATCAGCCTTAATTCCTATAAATAATGTAAAAAATACAGGAATTAAGACAATAATATTAGCAATACCTACAGCTAATTTGTTATTAGGCATAGTAGCAGCAAAAGATACAAAAACTAGATTATACATAGATGAACCCAATTTATTAAAAAATGCAGATATAGCTAAAGCTCTAAAAGATTTATTTTCCCTTAAAATATTCATCTTTCATTTCCTCCAAAAAAGAATTATTTAAAAAATTATTTATTTCAGATACATAGGATTCTATTAAACTCTCAATTTCTATATTAAACTCATCCTTTATTGAGTCAATAGTGAATGTTGAAATGGACGCTATAATAGAAATTATTTCTCCAAATGAATAATTAAGTTTTTTGGAATATTTATAAATACCTAAAGCAATAATATCCGAAAACACTGCATCATAAGCATAAAAATGCTTTGAATACAGCATGCTATAGTCAATGAAGTTGTACTGTGTGTATTCTAGTAATTCTGGAAGTAAACCAATTGAGTTAAAAAACTCTGACTTAATCTTCAAAATATCCTCTATAGAAGAATTTTTACTTAAACTCAAAACGTTATAATCAATTTGACAAAATACATATTGGTAAAAAGATTTTCTAAAAAATACTGATAATTTTCCCTGACTATCGGCAACAAATAACTCACCTAATTTTGCAAAAATTTCCCAAAAGCTTTTAGGAATTTTATATAATTCATCTAAATGTAATCGTTCT
Above is a genomic segment from Streptococcus mitis containing:
- a CDS encoding UDP-N-acetylmuramoylalanyl-D-glutamate--2,6-diaminopimelate ligase, yielding MLENGDLIFVRDESDMGQAIQTSTGNYNHVAIYLDGMIYHASGQAGVVCQEPADFFESNHLYDLYVYPEMDIQSVKERACKYLGAPYNASFYPDGAGFYCSQYMAETLPIFETIPMKFGDGKQDISDFWREYYSELGLPVPLNQAGTNPSQLAASPLLECKERNLHDSDF
- a CDS encoding inorganic pyrophosphatase (catalyzes the hydrolysis of pyrophosphate to phosphate) codes for the protein MSKILVFGHQNPDSDAIGSSVAFAYLAKEAYGLDTEAVALGTPNEETAFVLNYFGVEAPRVITSAKAEGAEQVILTDHNEFQQSVSDIAEVEVYGVVDHHRVANFETASPLYMRLEPVGSASSIVYRMFKEHGVTVPKEIAGLMLSGLISDTLLLKSPTTHPTDKVIAPELAELAGVNLEEYGLAMLKAGTNLASKSAEELIDIDAKTFELNGNNVRVAQVNTVDIAEVLERQAEIEAAMQAANAANGYSDFVLMITDIVNSNSEILALGANMDKVEAAFNFKLDNNHAFLAGAVSRKKQVVPQLTESFNA
- a CDS encoding transporter, producing the protein MNILRENKSFRALAISAFFNKLGSSMYNLVFVSFAATMPNNKLAVGIANIIVLIPVFFTLFIGIKADETKLKRRWLILLGFVQSILFILVGLLTQTTTWLAFSIICLINIVSDIISDYRGGLELPIFQHTVKQENLIEAHSVNQFISYVCNFSGQALGVYVLTISNDNFGLVAVFNALSFFASSFILIKYKKFLLHTNVEIYQKSFVLKIKETYLGLKEVFQKSEKTNFTLMLLSILLINALGSGFSAIYNISFLKVPLLGLTFSQSVFILQIIMILFSIIGTISPHDYFSKLRLISIIFLDSIIIFAISLNNSLGGPQVLSMIGLAFLFYLSGKINPKINSLLMSSLPSDLLARSGALLSLLFMLAMPIGNIIFTIFSLFAIQSAWLLYSICAFVVLLLTFKLTNEKK
- a CDS encoding polysaccharide biosynthesis protein; the encoded protein is MSHENNHQQAQMLRGTAWLTASNFISRLLGAIYIIPWYIWMGSYAATANGLFTMGYNIYAWFLLVSTAGIPVAVAKQVAKYNTMREEEHSFALIRSFLGFMTGLGLVFALILYVFAPWLADLSGVGKDLIPIMQSLAWAVLIFPSMSVIRGFFQGMNNLKPYAMSQIAEQVIRVIWMLLATFIIMKLGSKDYLSAVTQSTFAAFVGMVASFAVLIYFLAKEGLLKRVLETGDKINSKRLLVDTIKEAIPFILTGSAIQLFQILDQNTFINSMKWFTNYSNEDLIVMFSYFSANPNKITMILISVGVSIGSVGLPLLTENYVKGDLKAASRLVQDSITMFFLFLLPATVGVVMVGEPLYTVFYGKPDSLAMGLFVFAVLQSTILGLYMVLSPMLQAMFRNRKAVLYFIYGSIAKLVLQIPTIALFHSYGPLISTTIGLIIPNVLMYRDICKVTGVKRKVIVKRIILISLLTLFMFLVVGTLQWILGFVFQPSGRLWSFLYVALVGAMGGGVYGFLSLRTHLLDKVIGKAQADRLRIKLKLT
- a CDS encoding peptide ABC transporter ATP-binding protein translates to MKKSKAKYAALAGVVLSAGILLSACGNSSTGSKTYNYVYVSDPSSLNYLAENRATTNDIVVNLVDGLMENDQYGNYIPSLAEDWSVSQDGLTYTYKLRKDAKWYTADGEEYAPVTAQDFVTGLKYAADKKSEALYLVQESVAGLDDYITGKTTDFSTVGVKALDDQTVQYTLTRPESYWNSKTTSTILFPVNADFLKSKGDDFGKVDPSSILYNGPFLMKSFVSKSVIEFKKNPNYWDAKNVFVDDVKLAYYDGSDQDALARNYVEGAYSYARLYPNSSSFEGIKEKNKDNIIYSLQDATSYFLNFNLDRKSYKFTSKTSDAEKKSTQEAVLNKNFRQAINFAYDRTAYGAQSQGEDGATKILRNLVVPPNFVSINGKDFGEVVASKMVNYGKEWQGINFADAQDPYYNPEKAKAKFAEAKKELQTKGVQFPIHLDMTVDQAAKKGVQEANSMKQSIEAALGAENVVIDIQQLTTEDYDNTSYLAQTAAQKDYDLYNGGWGPDYQDPSTYLDVLNINSGGLLQNLGLEPGEANDKAKAVGLDVYTQMLEEANKEQDLVKRYEKYAEIQAWLVDSALAIPNVSKGGTPVLRKTVPFSEPYSLAGNKGIESYKYLKVQDKTVTKDEYEKAKEKWLKEKEESNKKAQEELAKHVK
- a CDS encoding cystathionine gamma-synthase (catalyzes the formation of cystathionine from L-cysteine and O-succinyl-L-homoserine), coding for MSKELHINTILAQAGIKSDEATGALVTPLHFSTTYQHPEFGQSTGFDYTRTKNPTRSKAEEVLAAIESADYALATSSGMSAIVLAFSVFPVGSKVLAVRDLYGGSFRWFNQVEQEGRFHFTYANTEEELIAELENDVDVLYIETPTNPLMLEFDIEKLAKLAHAKGAKVVVDNTFYSPIYQRPIEDGADIVLHSATKYLAGHNDVLAGVVVTNSLELYEKLFYNLNTTGAVLSPFDSYQLIRGLKTLSLRMERSTANAQEVVAFLKDSPAVKEVLYTGRGGMISFKVADETRIPHILNSLKVFSFAESLGGVESLITYPTTQTHADIPAEVRHSYGLTDDLLRLSIGIEDARDLIADLRQALEG
- a CDS encoding UDP-N-acetylmuramoyl-L-alanyl-D-glutamate--2,6-diaminopimelate ligase (involved in cell wall formation; peptidoglycan synthesis; cytoplasmic enzyme; catalyzes the addition of lysine to UDP-N-acetylmuramoyl-L-alanyl-D-glutamate forming UDP-N-acetylmuramoyl-L-alanyl-D-glutamyl-L-lysine), with protein sequence MIKIETVLDILKKDNLFREIIDQGHYHYNYSKVVFDSISYDSRKVKEDTLFFAKGAAFKKEFLISAVSQGLGWYVAEKDYEVGIPVIIVNDIKKAMSLIAMEFYGNPQEKLKLLAFTGTKGKTTAAYFAYNILSQSHRPAMLSTMNTTLDGKTFFKSALTTPESIDLFDMMNQAVQNNRTHLIMEVSSQAYLVKRVYGLTFDVGVFLNISPDHIGPIEHPSFEDYFYHKRLLMENSRAVIINSDMDHFSVLKEQVEDQDHDFYGSQSSNQIENSKAFSFSATGKLAGNYDIQLIGHFNQENAVAAGLACLRLGASLEDIKKGIAATRVPGRMEVLTQKNGAKVFIDYAHNGDSLKKLINVVETHQTGKIALVLGSTGNKGESRRKDFGLLLNQHPEIQVFLTADDPNYEDPMAIADEISSYISHPVEKIADRQEAIKAAMAITNHELDAVIIAGKGADCYQIVQGKKEAYPGDAAVAENYL